The DNA sequence TTACAGCCATAGGTAAGACCTGTAGCCGAGCGGATTGCCCTTTGGTTCAGTGGGTGATGTAATCCCCAAGCTGTTACATTAAGGTGTAGAGCGCAACACATTGCCAGCTACTGGCGCTGAACCTACCTGCGGGTGTTTCAGGTAACGGGGCCGCCTGAGAGGGCGGCCTTTTTACTTTTCAGCGCATTTAATGCGAAAAGTGGCGGAAGTTCGCTATCGCGTAGACAGGTTCACAAAGTTGTCTTGTTCCGGTTGTTAGATAACGCTTATTGATTCGATAATGCAAACGCATTGGTCGAGTCAGGAAAAGTTCGTTAACTTAGACCTCAACGAAAACACGGAGGAAGTATAGATGTCCTTAATTAATACCAAAATCAAACCTTTTAAAAACCAGGCGTTCAAAAACGGTGAATTCATCGAAGTAACCGAGAAAGATACTGAAGGCCGCTGGAGCGTCTTCTTCTTCTACCCGGCTGATTTCACCTTCGTTTGCCCGACTGAACTGGGTGACGTGGCTGACCACTACGAAGAACTGCAGAAGCTGGGTGTAGACGTTTACTCCGTATCTACCGATACTCATTTCACTCATAAAGCATGGCACAGCAGCTCTGAAACCATCGCAAAAATCAAATACGCGATGATCGGCGACCCGACTGGCGCCCTGACCCGTAACTTCGACAACATGCGTGAAGATGAAGGTCTGGCAGATCGTGCAACCTTCGTTGTTGACCCGCAGGGTATTATCCAGGCGATCGAAGTTACCGCTGAAGGTATCGGCCGCGACGCGTCTGACCTGCTGCGTAAAATCAAAGCAGCTCAATACGTAGCTTCTCACCCAGGCGAAGTTTGCCCGGCTAAATGGAAAGAAGGCGAAGCGACTCTGGCTCCGTCTCTGGACCTGGTCGGCAAAATCTAAATTTCCGTCTCCTTTACGCAATTGCTGCGTTGGCGTCGCCTGCTCACCCCGGTCACTTACTGATGTAAGCTTCCGGGGATTCCCAGGCTAGCCGCCTTGCTCTTGCGCGAAAGGCTTAGGAAATTGCGTAGTTATATCTGGGCGCATCTGCGCCCGTTTTATTCCAACACCATGATGCAAGCGCATTCAGGCAGCCTGAACGAGGCCGCTTGCATGATGATGTTTTAAGCCCAGGAGATAAAAATGCTCGACACCAACATGAAAACCCAGCTCAAGGCCTATCTTGAGAAGCTG is a window from the Klebsiella oxytoca genome containing:
- the ahpC gene encoding alkyl hydroperoxide reductase subunit C → MSLINTKIKPFKNQAFKNGEFIEVTEKDTEGRWSVFFFYPADFTFVCPTELGDVADHYEELQKLGVDVYSVSTDTHFTHKAWHSSSETIAKIKYAMIGDPTGALTRNFDNMREDEGLADRATFVVDPQGIIQAIEVTAEGIGRDASDLLRKIKAAQYVASHPGEVCPAKWKEGEATLAPSLDLVGKI